GTATCTTTTAAAAGAACTAGCCGTGCTTGATGGTGCTATGCTAATTGATGCTAAGGTGGCTTTTGATCAAAACAATAATCAGCCTATAATAAACTTCACGCTAAATGCCCAGGGAGCTAGAATTTTTGGTGATTTTACCGGAGCAAATGTGGGCAAACGCCTAGCAATCGTGCTAGATAAAAAAGTCTACTCAGCCCCTGTGATAAATGAGCGCATAGGCGGAGGAAGTGGGCAAATAAGCGGTGGATTTAGCGTAGATGAGGCGCATGATATCGCTATCGCACTTCGCTCTGGAGCCTTGCTGGCCCCTGTAAAAATGCTAGAAAAACGCTCAGTTGGACCTAGCCTAGGAAGTGATAGCATACGCCAAAGTATGATAGCGCTTATATCTGGTGCTGTGCTTGTGGTGCTTTGTATGATTGTAGTGTATGGACTAGCTGGCGTTATAGCAAATGTGGCACTTGTGGCAAATATCTTGCTTCTAATAGCGATTATGGCGATGTTTGGAGCGACTCTTACCCTGCCTGGAATGGCTGGAATCGTGCTAACTATCGGTATGGCAGTCGATGCTAATGTCATCATAAACGAACGCATACGAGAAATGCTAAAAGCTGGCGCAGGAGTAAAAAACGCAATCGCCAAGGGCTATGAAAACGCAATGAGTGCAATTGTGGACTCAAATCTAACCACGCTTATAACATCAATTGCGCTTTATGCTTATGGCACAGGGCCGATTAAAGGCTTTGCTGTAACTATTAGCATAGGAATAGTAGCTTCTATGATAACAGCGATTTTAGGCACGCACGGCGTGTTTGACGCATTAGGTGAGAAAATACAACGCTCAGGCAATACAAGGCTTTGGTTTGGCTACAAAATAAAGGGCAAAAATGCAAGTATTTGATAGTGGAAAAATATATGATTTTATGGGCAAAAAGCTTGGCTCTTTTGTGATTTCTTGCCTACTTATTTTTGGTAGCATTTTCTTTTTAGCTACAAAGGGGCTAAATTACGGTATTGACTTTGCTGGTGGAACGCTAGTTCAGGTGCGCTACGATGGCCCTGCGCCTATTGAGAAAATCCGCGCAGCACTTGATTTGCCAAATCTTAGTGTAACTGAGTTTGGCAGTGCTAATGAAGTAGTAATCCGCTACTCAAGCGCAAGCGAGCAAGTAGCGACTGACCCTGGCAGGTACATCGCAAAAATGCTAGAAAATACAGGTAATTTAGAGGTTCGCCGTGTGGATGTAGTAGGCCCAAAAGTAGGCGCAGAACTGCGTGAGAAAGGCATAATGGCAATTAGCGTTTCTTTGGTGCTTATTCTTATTTACATAGCATTTCGCTTTGAGTGGCGTTTTGCCTTGGCTGCTATTATCTGTGAGTTTCACGATGTTATCATCGTGCTTGGTGCTATCTCAGCCCTTGGACTTGATGTAAATCTTGATACGCTAGCAGCTGTACTAACGATAATAGGCTACTCGCTAAATGATACTATTATCGTCTTTGACCGCATTAGAGAGGGCGTGCAAGCTGGCAAAAGTAATGATCTAAACCATAATATAAATGAGAGTATTTCAGCTACGCTCTCTCGCACCTTTATGACTAGCCTTACTACTTTGCTTACGGTGCTTACCTTGTTTTTCTTTGGTGGGGATATAATTCACAGCTTTTCAACCATTATGATAGTTGGTATCGTAATAGGCACGCTAAGTTCTATTTTTATCGCTGCGCCTATGCTAATATGGTTTAAGTTTGATATAGCAAAATACAAAGAGGCACTAGCCCAAAAACAAAGAGCAAAGGCTGAAAAAGAGCGTATGCGAGCAATGTATGAAAAAGGCAGTGTGTAGGGAATTCTAGGGAATTCTAGATTGAGAATTCTAGAATTCCTTGGCTGAAATTTCTAGGAATTCTAGGGAATTCTAGGGAATTCTAGAATTCCTAGAAATTTTTAAGCATTCTGTAAACATAAATAAAGGATAAAGATGAATTGGAGTAGGGTAATTTATACTTTTTTTGCGCTGATGTGTCTTACTACTGTGGCTGGATTTTTATACGACCACAACGACATCACGCTTTTTATCGCAGCTAGTATCAACCTGATATCAACACTGCTTAAAATCGGCGTGAGAAACATGCTCTCAGCTGAGCTTTTTGCTAGTTCGTTGGTAGCAGATTTACACCTTTTGCCTGCGCTTGTGATAGTGATGAACTCAGGCTTTAGCAGCATTGTCTTTGGTCTAGCGCTTGGTGGGCTTGTGGCAAATGCTTTTTCGATGGCGCTGATTCTAATAGAAGCAGGCAAATCTCGAGACGATTTTTAACTTCGTCTTGCTTGGCACTGCACTTGAAGTGCGCTTGTGCTTCACTGCGACGCACGCTAAGTGCGTCTCATTTCGCACTGCGCTTACTTCAAGCACATTGCCTTCGCAATACTCGTTAAAATGCTGTTTTTAAGTTCGTTTTATGCGCTTATTGTTACTAAACTTCGCTTCTGCTTCACTGCGACGCACGCCAAGTGCGTCTCATTTCGCAGTCGCTCAGTTTAGCCATACTAAGCGCACAATATAGGCAAAAACAATAATTTTAAATTTTGTTTTTAACTTCGTCTTGCTTGGCACTGCGCTTACTTCAAGCACATCGCCTTCGCAATACTCGTTAAAAACAGCATTTAAAAAGTTTGAATATTTAATTGTAAGGATAAAAAAATGAGAGTTTATAACGCTAAAATTATTGAGCCAAAATGGCAAAAAATTTGGAGTGAAAACAAATACGCAGAGCCAAAAGATGACTATACCCTGCCTAAAAAATATATTTTATCAATGTTTCCATACCCTAGCGGGCGACTTCACATGGGGCATGTGCGAAACTACTCAATCGGCGATGCGCTCTCACGCTACTACCGACTAAAAGGCTACAATGTGCTTCAGCCTATCGGCTTTGATAGCTTTGGTATGCCAGCTGAAAACGCAGCCATTAAGCACGGCATTCATCCTAAAAAATGGACTTATGAAAATATTGATTATATGAGCCACGAGCTTGAAATTCTGGGCTTTAGCTTTAGCAAAAATCGCCGCCTAGCTACTAGTGATCCACTTTATACAAAGTGGGAACAAGAGTTTTTTATCAAAATGTATGAAAAAGGCTTAGTCTATCAAAAATCAGCCGTGGTAAACTGGTGCGAACACGACCAAACCGTGCTAGCAAACGAACAAGTGATAGAGGGCAAATGCTGGCGTTGCGATCATGAAGTGGTGCAAAAAGAGATGCCAGGCTACTACCTAAAAATCAAAGACTACGCAGATGAGCTGCTAACTTGCCTAGATAGCCTTAAAGAAAAGTGGCCAAATCAAGTGCTAACCATGCAAGAAAACTGGATAGGCAAAAGCTATGGCGCGCAGCTGTTTTTTAGCTTTGATGAGACAAGTGCTGCTAAAACTGGCTTAAAGGGCTTTAATGTCTTTACCACTCGCCCTGATACGATTTTTGGTGCTTCATTTACCGCACTTGCGCCAGAGCATGAAGTAGTAAAGGCTGTAATGGAGGCTGATTTATTACTACCTGAGCAAAAAAGCACGCTAGAAAAAATCATAAATCTAAGCCCAAGAGAACGCTCGCAAATGGATAAAGAAGGCGTGGATTTAGGTCTTTTTGTAATCCATCCATTTACTGGGGCAAAACTGCCTGTGTGGTGTGCGAATTTCGTGCTAATTGAATATGGTGGTGGAGCGATTATGAGCGTGCCTGCTGGCGATGAGAGGGACTTTGACTTTGCTAGCAAATATAACTTACAGGTTTTAAATATTTTTAAAAACTGCGCTATCCCACATACTGAAAAAAACGCTATTTTAGAAAACTCTGGCTTTTTAGATGGGCTAGATTATGAGGCGGCGACTGCTAAGATTTTAGCCGAGTTAGAGGCAAAAAACATAGGCAAAAAGGTAGTTCAGTATAAGCTGCGTGACTGGGGAATATCTCGCCAGCGCTACTGGGGTGCACCTGTGCCGATGGTGCGTTGTCCTAGCTGTGGCCTTGTGCCTGAGGCCTTAGAAAACTTGCCTGTAACCCTGCCTGATGATGTAGAGATCACAGGCGAGGGCAGCCCTTTGGCAAAACATCCTATTTGGAAGCACTGTAAATGCCCAAAATGTGGCAAAGATGCCGAGCGTGAGTGTGATACTATGGATACTTTTGTGGATAGCTCGTGGTATTTTGCTAGATTTGCTAGTGATGAGAAAACCTGGCCCGGCACAGCTTTTGATAAAAAAAGCGTGGATTACTGGATGAGCGTAGATCATTATATAGGTGGCATTGAGCATGCGATTTTACACTTACTTTATGCTAGATTTTTTCAAAAAGTTTTGCGAGATTTGGGCTATTTGCGTGATAGCGAGCCTTTTTCTCATTTGCTAACGCAAGGCATGGTGACAAAAGATGGCGCAAAAATGAGTAAAAGCAAGGGAAATACGGTTGATCCTGATGATATTATAGAAAAATACGGCGCAGATACAGCAAGGCTGTTTATTCTCTTTGCTGCGCCACCTGCTAAAGAGCTTGAGTGGAACGATAGCGCAGTAGAGGGTGCTTATAAGTTTATTTCAAGGCTATATGATAGAGCTAGCAAAGCCAAAAAATGCGGGGCTATTCCAGCACTAAATCACGCTAGCTTAAACGAAGCTGAGAAATACGCGCGCCTAAAAGTATATGAAGCTATGAAAAAAGGTAGCGAAGTCTATGAAAATAGCTTTGCTTTTAATACTTTGATCGCTGCTTGTATGGAGGCCTGTAATGCGCTAAATGCGCAAGAAAATGCTGAAATTTGGGCTGAGGGCTACTATATCATTTTAGCACTTTTAGAACCTATTATTCCGCATGTTTGCGCCGAGCTTAGTGCTGAGCTTTTTGGCGGGGCAAACTTGCGTGATTTTGCTAAGCTTGAGGTAAAAAATGAAGTCTTTGTAAGTGAGACGCTAAACCTAGCAGTTACCATAAACGGCAAGCGCAGAGCTGAAATTAGCGTTAGCGTAGATGCAAGCGATAGCGATATTTTAAGCACAGCAAAGACTGAGTGCGCCAAATGGCTAGAGGGCAAAGAGATAATAAAAGAAATTATCGTGCCTAAAAAACTTGTAAATATCGTAATCAAGGGCTAGTAGTAATTAGCTTTGACTTTTTTGGCTGGCTCGTGCCAAGCGGGCGCCTTTATCCGCCGCCTGCTTCGATGAATTATATATTCTATCTTCGGCGTGCGGCGAATAAATTCGCCTCGCAATCTTGAAGCCTTATTTTTACTGCCGCTGTCACGACTTTTAGGGAATTCTAGAATTCTCTAAGCCCTAAGGAATTCCAGAATTCTCTAAATTCTACGGAATTCTAGAATTCCCTAAATTCTACGGAATTCTAGAATTCCCTAAACTCTAAGGAATTCTAGAATTCCCTGATTTTCAAAAACTCATTTTTATTTATATTTAAGTCTAAAAAGGTTAAAATCTCAGCCTTTTTAGGCAAGAGGTTCTTGCAAAACTTATATTCAAGGTCTTTACCATGAAAATTTCTTACATCGGTATACTCTCAGGGCTTGCTCTTGGTGTTTTAGCGCCACTTCTTGTGTGGCAAGGAAATCCAGGCAATATGGGTATTTGCGCAGCATGTTTTATCCGTGATACGAGCGGGGCTCTTGGCTTTCAAAGCGCACTTGCTTACATCCGCCCAGAGATAATTGGCATCGTGCTTGGAGCATTTATCGCAGCACTATTTTTTGGCAAGTTTGAGCCACGAGGCGGCTCGGCACCAACTACACGCTTTTTCTTTGGCGTGTTTGCTATGCTTGGAGCACTTGTGTTTTTAGGCTGTCCGTGGCGTGCTTTGCTACGATTTGGAGCAGGGGATCTTAGCGCGATTGCTGGCATTTTGGGGCTTGTTGCTGGTGTTTTAGCTGGACTCCTCGTTCAGTTTAAAACTACTTTTACTCTTGGCGCTCAAAGACCGCAAACAAAGGCTACTGGGTTGCTTATGCCTATTTTTGCCCTTGCACTTTTGGGCTTACTTTTGCTTGGACTTGGTGGCTTTGAGTGGGTTAAGTTTTCTCAAAAAGGCCCAGCTAGCATGCACGCACCGCTTATCATCTCGCTTATCGCTGGTCTAATAATCGGCGTAGTGTTTCAAAAAAGCGGCTTTTGTTCGGTGGGTGCGATTAAAACGCTAATTGTGGATAAAAACTCAGCCATGATGCAAGCAATAATCGCTTTGCTAATAAGCACCGCGCTTGTAAATCTCGCGCTTGGGCAATTTAACCTTGGCTTTGAAAAGCAGCCTATTGCGCACAATGATATGCTATGGAATTTCTTAGCTATGCTACTTTGTGGGTTGTGCTTTACTCTTGGTGGCGGTTGTCCTGGCAGACAGCTTATTAAAAGCGCAGAGGGCGATAATGACTCAGCGATTTTTGTAATGGGACTAATCGCAGGTGCTGGCATAGCGCATAACTTCGGGGTAGCTGCTAGCCCAGCAGGACTTGGCGCAAACTCAGCAGTTGCTGTCATCATAGGGCTAGTATTTTGTGCTCTTGTAGCGATTTTTAGCCGTAGAAGCCCAGCTATGCAAGGCTAAATTTTTATAAAATCTAGAATTCCTAAGGCAAATTTCGTTAGGAATTCTAGATTTGCTTTTAAAACTTCTATAAAATCTAGAATTCCTAAGGCAAATTTTGTTAGGAATTCTAGATTTTGCCTAGGAATTCTAGAATTCCTACATAAAAATAGCAATTATCACAGGAATTACTACAAAGGTAAAACACATACCAATGGCGATTGCGCTGATTGCTAGATTGCTATCTAGCTTGGCTTTTAGTATCATCGCACTTGCTAGCACCATCGGTGGCATCGCAGTCTCTATAAGCCCTACCATATAACTAGGCGAAAACTCTATCCCAAAAACCCATGCAAAAGCCACGAAAAAGCAAGGCGCTACCACCATACGCAAAAACACTACCAAAGCTGTGCTTTTATAGCTAGAACGAACTGTATTAAACCCAAGCCCAAGCCCCACAGCAAAAAGTGCTACAGGCACAACAGCACCGCTAAAAAGCCTAAGTGGAGCAAACAAAAAATCAGGAATTTCCACGCTTTTTGCCAAAAGTCCTGCTACTAGGGCTAGAAATGGCGGGAATTTCATTATTTTAAAGACATTTGCGATTAGACTTACATTGCTAGGTGCTGCGTAGCTAAGGATAAAAGGCCCCAAAAATGCTATCGGCACGCAAGTAACCATCTGGTCGTATAAAATAACCTCATTTGCGATATCATCACCCAAAATACCTTGAAGCACTGGTAGGCCCATAAATAGCGTATTACCAAACATCGCAAGTAGTGCCATGCTAGCAGTAGTAGCCTTGCTAAATCCTAGCAGACGCCCAAGGCCAAAGGCTAATAGCATCGCTACGAAGTTCGCCCCAAGCCCACAGGCAATCACGCTAAAAAGATGAAAATCTATATTTACATGATAGACTTTATCAAAGATCAGCGCAGGCATAGCAAAAACAAGCACAAAATCAATGAAAATTATAAGTTGATTTTGCGGTATAACCTTTGTTCGCTTGGCCAGGTAGCCACTAGCCAAAAGCACAAAAATAGAAAAAAGCGGTAACATTTTTCATCCTTATTTCATAAAAAATTTGGAATTCCTTATAGAATTTTAGAATTCCTTACGGAATTTTGAATTCCATAACAAACTTAGAATTCCTTACGGAATTTTGGAATTCCCTAAAAAAAACACGCATTATGCCACTTTTACTTTTAATTAACGCTGATTTGCTAAGATTTGTCTTAAAAATTTCAAGGCTTTATATGAGAAAATTTAAGAAAAAACCACTTATTATAGTAGCTATTATAGTGCTAGCAGGTGTGCTTTACTGGACTTTTAGTTCTAGCAGCGAGGAGCAAAATCAGCTAATTACTTCAAAAATCAAAAAAGCAAATCTAATTCTTAGCGTGGATGCTGTTGGAGAGGTTTTTGCTGAAAATCTAGTAGATGTAGGCACCAGAGCCACCGGACAGATAAAAGAGCTGTATGTAAAAGTAGGCGATAAAGTAAAAGTAGGCGATAAAATCGCTCAAATAGATGATGAAGTCCAACAAAATACTTTGGAGCAAAAGCAAGCCGAACTAGGCAGCCTTGAGGCTAGAAAAAACTCAGCCCAAGTAGCCTACAACACAGCAAAATCGCAGTATAGCCGTGAACTAGGGCTTTTTAAAAATCAAGCCACCTCAAAAGAAAACCTTGAAAATGCTAAAAACGTACTTTTTAGCGCAGAAGCCAGCCTAAAAGAAGCTGATGCCAAAATCACTCAAAGCAAAATCGCAGTAGATATCGCAAAGCAAGATTTAGGCTATACAAATATCATCGCTCCATTTTCTGGCACGGTGGTATCTGTGCCTGTTGAAGTAGGTCAAACCCTAAATGCTGTCCAAAGCGCACCAACAGTAGCTCAAATCGCAGATCTTGGCAAAATGGAGATAAAAATGGAAGTAAGCGAGGCTGATATCGGTCAAATAAAAGTAGGCGACATAGTAGAATATAATGTGCTCTCAAATGTAGAAAATAAATTCCGCGCAAAAGTAAGCTCTATCGATCCAGGGCTAACTACGCTAAGCAATGGCAATTACAGCACTACAAGTTCTAGCTCAAGCACTACAAAAAGTGCTGTTTACTACTATGTAAAAATGCTAGTAAATAACGAAAGTGGCGCACTTCGCATAGGTATGACTACGCAAAATAAAATCATCGTAAAAGAAGTAAAAGACGCTATCCAAATACCGCTAATTGCGCTAAAAACTGATGAAGAAGGCAACTACGCCCTATTAAAAACAGGCAATGAAATCAGCAAAAAATACCTAAAAATCGGTATAAAAACAGAAGCTTACGCAGAGGTTATAGAGGGACTAAATGAGGGCGATGAAGTAGTAAGCTCTCAAATGAGCCAAGCACAAATTGATGAAATAATCGCAAATCGCAAGGTGAGATTTCGCTAATGATCCACTTAGAAAATATCACAAAGTCCTTTGCTAACGGAAGCGAGCAAATGCTAGCTTTAAAAGGCGTGAGCTTGCATATAGAAGCTGGCGAGTTTATCGCAATAGTAGGACAAAGTGGCTCTGGCAAATCAACCCTTATGAATATAATCGGCTGCTTAGATACCCTAACTAGCGGTAGCTATAAGCTGGGTGGCAAGGACATCACGCATTTTAGCCCTGATGAGCTAAGCGAGCTAAGACTTAAAAAATTTGGTTTTATTTTTCAGCGTTACAATCTAATTAGCGCAAATAACGCACTTGAAAATGTAGCCTTGCCAGCAATCTATGCTGGTTCGCACAAAGATGAGAGAACTGCTCGTGCCTTAGAGCTTTTAGATATGCTAGGGCTTAAAGGCAAAGAATACCAAAACCCAAACAAGCTAAGTGGCGGTCAACAACAGCGTGTTAGTATCGCAAGGGCTTTAATGAACGGTGGAGAGATACTGCTATGTGATGAACCAACAGGAGCCCTAGATAGCGCAAGTGGAGAGATGGTGCTAAAAATACTAAAAGAGCTAAACGCCAAAGGTCACACCATCATCATGGTAACGCACGATAAAGGCATAGCCTCTCACGCAAACCGCATAATAGAAATAAAAGATGGCCAAATTATCTGCGATGAGAAAAAAGATGCTAAGTTAGCAAAGTTAAAGACCCCAAAACTCACTTACTCAAACAATCTAAGTGCGCTAAAAGCTGAGCTTAGCGAGAGCCTTGCTATGAGCATAGGAGCGATAAAAGCGCATAAACTCCGCTCTTTTCTTACTATGCTTGGAATTATCATCGGTATCACTTCAGTTATTTGCGTAGTAGCCCTTGCCAAAGGTAGCCAAGAAAGCATCATAGAAAGCATAAACAAAATGGGCACAAACACCATACAAATAAACCCTGGTCGTGGTCCAGGCGATAGAAACTCAGCTAAGGTAAAGAGATTTAATGTAGATGATGCAAAAATGCTTGAAAAACTTGATTTTGTAGACTATGCCTCACCTATAATGAGAACAAGCGCAGAGCTAATACACGCAAATAAATCAAGCACAGGCTTGGCTAGAGCAGGAAATGAAAAAATACTTCAAATCTCAGGCGTGGAGCTAGAAAGTGGTAGAAACTTCACAAAAGAAGATGTGCTAAACTCAGCTTCTGTGATGATAATAGACCAAAATACCAAAAAAGAGTTTTTCCAAGCCCTAAAAGACGATGAAGTTATAGGTCAAAATATTATTTTTGCTGGGCATCCTTTTAGCATCATCGGCATTGCCAAAAAAGACGAAGGACCTTTTGGCGATACCACGCTTAGCGTGTATCTGCCATACACCACTGTCACAAACCGCCTAACAGGAGATTATAACCTACGCCAAATCATAGTTAGCATAAAAAACAATATAAACAGCCAGCTAGCAGAACAAGCAATCAGCGATATTTTGCTAGCCAGAAGAGGCACAAGAGACTTTCATATGCGCAACTCCGATACCATATTACAAACCATAAAAGCCACCACTGATACAATGGGTCTGCTTATTTCTGGTGTGGCTCTTATATCGCTACTTGTGGGTGGTATAGGCGTGATGAACATCATGCTAGTAAGCGTGATTGAACGTACTAAAGAAATCGGCGTTCGCATGGCAATAGGCGCAAAAGGGAAAAATATCATGCTACAATTTCTAATAGAAGCGGTGCTACTTTGCGCCCTTGGTGGTGCTGTGGGAGTAGCACTTGCTTTTGCTATAGGCTGGCTTATAAATCTCTCTGGCATTGTAAGCATGATATTTTCGCTCTCATCTGTTTTGGTAGCCTTTGGGATTTCATCGGCTATTGGCATTATTTTTGGCTATATGCCAGCAAAGAGTGCTAGTAGGCTTAATCCTATTGATGCCTTACAGCGAGAGTAGAGCTTTATAAAGGCTCAGCTTGTGGGTGCTTTTTGACGCTAAAAGGCTCAAATAACAGCAGTCTAGGAATTCTAGAATTCCTAGGCCTTGTGTTATCCTAGGGCTTGACTCTGGGATCTCATTTAAAATTCCGTCATTGCGAGGAGTGAGTGAAACGAACGACAAAGCAATCTCGTTTATTGAGTTTTTTGCTTTTTAATGAGATTGC
Above is a genomic segment from Campylobacter magnus containing:
- the secD gene encoding protein translocase subunit SecD — protein: MKKARITYKFVILLVALCFGAVFCAPSFFGTSWGSKITLGLDLQGGLHMLLGVETAAAIESKEKSIASSIKYFTGKNDILIDELKVENGLITFSLLDSDDSVKIDEMLATNQGLIIDKKDLSYELHLSDEEKLSTANYAIDQAVEVIRNRLDLFGLAEPTVAKQGKENILVELPGIKTSADEQRALDLIEKAAHLELMALDEERQSMAQTISARDAAAYGDVLYEDAKNPAQKYLLKELAVLDGAMLIDAKVAFDQNNNQPIINFTLNAQGARIFGDFTGANVGKRLAIVLDKKVYSAPVINERIGGGSGQISGGFSVDEAHDIAIALRSGALLAPVKMLEKRSVGPSLGSDSIRQSMIALISGAVLVVLCMIVVYGLAGVIANVALVANILLLIAIMAMFGATLTLPGMAGIVLTIGMAVDANVIINERIREMLKAGAGVKNAIAKGYENAMSAIVDSNLTTLITSIALYAYGTGPIKGFAVTISIGIVASMITAILGTHGVFDALGEKIQRSGNTRLWFGYKIKGKNASI
- the secF gene encoding protein translocase subunit SecF translates to MQVFDSGKIYDFMGKKLGSFVISCLLIFGSIFFLATKGLNYGIDFAGGTLVQVRYDGPAPIEKIRAALDLPNLSVTEFGSANEVVIRYSSASEQVATDPGRYIAKMLENTGNLEVRRVDVVGPKVGAELREKGIMAISVSLVLILIYIAFRFEWRFALAAIICEFHDVIIVLGAISALGLDVNLDTLAAVLTIIGYSLNDTIIVFDRIREGVQAGKSNDLNHNINESISATLSRTFMTSLTTLLTVLTLFFFGGDIIHSFSTIMIVGIVIGTLSSIFIAAPMLIWFKFDIAKYKEALAQKQRAKAEKERMRAMYEKGSV
- a CDS encoding DUF6394 family protein — its product is MNWSRVIYTFFALMCLTTVAGFLYDHNDITLFIAASINLISTLLKIGVRNMLSAELFASSLVADLHLLPALVIVMNSGFSSIVFGLALGGLVANAFSMALILIEAGKSRDDF
- the leuS gene encoding leucine--tRNA ligase; the protein is MRVYNAKIIEPKWQKIWSENKYAEPKDDYTLPKKYILSMFPYPSGRLHMGHVRNYSIGDALSRYYRLKGYNVLQPIGFDSFGMPAENAAIKHGIHPKKWTYENIDYMSHELEILGFSFSKNRRLATSDPLYTKWEQEFFIKMYEKGLVYQKSAVVNWCEHDQTVLANEQVIEGKCWRCDHEVVQKEMPGYYLKIKDYADELLTCLDSLKEKWPNQVLTMQENWIGKSYGAQLFFSFDETSAAKTGLKGFNVFTTRPDTIFGASFTALAPEHEVVKAVMEADLLLPEQKSTLEKIINLSPRERSQMDKEGVDLGLFVIHPFTGAKLPVWCANFVLIEYGGGAIMSVPAGDERDFDFASKYNLQVLNIFKNCAIPHTEKNAILENSGFLDGLDYEAATAKILAELEAKNIGKKVVQYKLRDWGISRQRYWGAPVPMVRCPSCGLVPEALENLPVTLPDDVEITGEGSPLAKHPIWKHCKCPKCGKDAERECDTMDTFVDSSWYFARFASDEKTWPGTAFDKKSVDYWMSVDHYIGGIEHAILHLLYARFFQKVLRDLGYLRDSEPFSHLLTQGMVTKDGAKMSKSKGNTVDPDDIIEKYGADTARLFILFAAPPAKELEWNDSAVEGAYKFISRLYDRASKAKKCGAIPALNHASLNEAEKYARLKVYEAMKKGSEVYENSFAFNTLIAACMEACNALNAQENAEIWAEGYYIILALLEPIIPHVCAELSAELFGGANLRDFAKLEVKNEVFVSETLNLAVTINGKRRAEISVSVDASDSDILSTAKTECAKWLEGKEIIKEIIVPKKLVNIVIKG
- the yedE gene encoding YedE family putative selenium transporter; translated protein: MKISYIGILSGLALGVLAPLLVWQGNPGNMGICAACFIRDTSGALGFQSALAYIRPEIIGIVLGAFIAALFFGKFEPRGGSAPTTRFFFGVFAMLGALVFLGCPWRALLRFGAGDLSAIAGILGLVAGVLAGLLVQFKTTFTLGAQRPQTKATGLLMPIFALALLGLLLLGLGGFEWVKFSQKGPASMHAPLIISLIAGLIIGVVFQKSGFCSVGAIKTLIVDKNSAMMQAIIALLISTALVNLALGQFNLGFEKQPIAHNDMLWNFLAMLLCGLCFTLGGGCPGRQLIKSAEGDNDSAIFVMGLIAGAGIAHNFGVAASPAGLGANSAVAVIIGLVFCALVAIFSRRSPAMQG
- a CDS encoding AEC family transporter gives rise to the protein MLPLFSIFVLLASGYLAKRTKVIPQNQLIIFIDFVLVFAMPALIFDKVYHVNIDFHLFSVIACGLGANFVAMLLAFGLGRLLGFSKATTASMALLAMFGNTLFMGLPVLQGILGDDIANEVILYDQMVTCVPIAFLGPFILSYAAPSNVSLIANVFKIMKFPPFLALVAGLLAKSVEIPDFLFAPLRLFSGAVVPVALFAVGLGLGFNTVRSSYKSTALVVFLRMVVAPCFFVAFAWVFGIEFSPSYMVGLIETAMPPMVLASAMILKAKLDSNLAISAIAIGMCFTFVVIPVIIAIFM
- a CDS encoding efflux RND transporter periplasmic adaptor subunit, whose protein sequence is MRKFKKKPLIIVAIIVLAGVLYWTFSSSSEEQNQLITSKIKKANLILSVDAVGEVFAENLVDVGTRATGQIKELYVKVGDKVKVGDKIAQIDDEVQQNTLEQKQAELGSLEARKNSAQVAYNTAKSQYSRELGLFKNQATSKENLENAKNVLFSAEASLKEADAKITQSKIAVDIAKQDLGYTNIIAPFSGTVVSVPVEVGQTLNAVQSAPTVAQIADLGKMEIKMEVSEADIGQIKVGDIVEYNVLSNVENKFRAKVSSIDPGLTTLSNGNYSTTSSSSSTTKSAVYYYVKMLVNNESGALRIGMTTQNKIIVKEVKDAIQIPLIALKTDEEGNYALLKTGNEISKKYLKIGIKTEAYAEVIEGLNEGDEVVSSQMSQAQIDEIIANRKVRFR
- a CDS encoding MacB family efflux pump subunit, producing MIHLENITKSFANGSEQMLALKGVSLHIEAGEFIAIVGQSGSGKSTLMNIIGCLDTLTSGSYKLGGKDITHFSPDELSELRLKKFGFIFQRYNLISANNALENVALPAIYAGSHKDERTARALELLDMLGLKGKEYQNPNKLSGGQQQRVSIARALMNGGEILLCDEPTGALDSASGEMVLKILKELNAKGHTIIMVTHDKGIASHANRIIEIKDGQIICDEKKDAKLAKLKTPKLTYSNNLSALKAELSESLAMSIGAIKAHKLRSFLTMLGIIIGITSVICVVALAKGSQESIIESINKMGTNTIQINPGRGPGDRNSAKVKRFNVDDAKMLEKLDFVDYASPIMRTSAELIHANKSSTGLARAGNEKILQISGVELESGRNFTKEDVLNSASVMIIDQNTKKEFFQALKDDEVIGQNIIFAGHPFSIIGIAKKDEGPFGDTTLSVYLPYTTVTNRLTGDYNLRQIIVSIKNNINSQLAEQAISDILLARRGTRDFHMRNSDTILQTIKATTDTMGLLISGVALISLLVGGIGVMNIMLVSVIERTKEIGVRMAIGAKGKNIMLQFLIEAVLLCALGGAVGVALAFAIGWLINLSGIVSMIFSLSSVLVAFGISSAIGIIFGYMPAKSASRLNPIDALQRE